Within the Trichocoleus desertorum ATA4-8-CV12 genome, the region TTTCTCTTTGACGGTTTCAACCACACCTTCTACTTGGTGGGTGACTCCTTCAACGGCATCCTTCATCGTATGGACTGCACTATCGACTTTCTGGTCAATTCCTTCTGCGGCTTGGTTACCAATCGCTGCACCTGCGATCGCGCCACCTACAGCACCAACGGCTGCGCCTAAGCGTCCACCGACCATTCTACCAATGGTAGCTCCAGCAATCCCACCGCCAGCCGCACCAATAGCTTCCGCAACGATGTGGTTAGCAGATTGATCTTGGTCAGAAGCATTCTCTTGGGGCTGGATTTCTGCACTAGTCTCTATGATTTCGACATCGATAGGAGCTAGGTTGTCTTCGTTGCCCATGTATGAGGAGTTATTGATGTTAGTCATATGCCAAATTTCCTGCGAGTTTATAACTTTTGCTTATTTGTCCCCAGTTTATCGATTAATAAAGGAGCTGACCTCCCCTGTCGGGAGAGATCCAGAAGATCTAGATTCATCTAATAGAGGTATCCCTTAGGTGAAAGAGCTACTACTGATCAGGCTGGTTTGCCCGCAGGTTAGATCCAAAACTGGACCAACTAATTGCATCAACAAGAAGACAATTTCAACCAACGGCTTTGGCTGGGGCTTCTACAATACAAAGATAGGTAAACATTCTTGACTGTCCGCTGCCCCGGTTCCAGAATCTATGGCTTTTTCGTCAATTATTCGTGCCCTTGGGCGATCGCCCCTCACCACCGAGCTGTTAACCAAACTAAAACAGCAACAAGTCCTGAGGCTCAACGGTGTGTCTCGCATTCCCAAGGGCTTGGTAGCCTCTGCTTTGGCCCAAACTGGCCCCCGCAACTTGTTAGTGATCACTGCAACCCTAGAAGAAGCGGGACGCTGGACTGCCCAATTGGAAGCGATGGGCTGGCAAACGGTTCATTTCTACCCCACCTCCGAAGGGTCTCCCTACGAACCCTTTGATTTAGAGTCGGAGATGGCTTGGGGCCAGCTACAAGTCCTAGCGGATCTAGTGGGCAGTCAAACGGCTAGTAGTAATGGCAATGGCAACGGTAATGGAGATAGTCCAGGCACCGAGACGGGTCGAACGGCGATCGTTGCTACAGAACGAGCCTTACAGCCCCACTTACCTCCGGTTGAAGCTTTCCGCCCCTACTGCCTCACGCTACAAAGAGGCACAGAAGTTGACCTCAACGCCTTTAGCAACGAACTGACTCGCTTAGGATACGAGCGCGTTTCCCTGGTAGAAACTGAAGGTCAGTGGAGCCGTCGGGGAGACATTGTGGATGTGTTTCCTGTCGCCGCCGAACTTCCGGTGCGTTTGGAATGGTTTGGCGACGAACTCGACAAGATGCGCGAATTCGACCCTGCAACTCAGCGATCGCTCGACTCAATCAACCGTCTCGTTCTCACGCCTACCAGTTTTAGCCCGATTGTGAGATCTGCGTTCACAGGCGAGAAAGCAACGGCACTGAAAACCTATCTCAACTCCGCTGATCAAGAGAAATTTGAGCAAGACCAACCCTTAGCAGGTCTGCGTCGTTTTCTAGGTTTAGCCTTCGACCAACCCGCCTCCCTTCTTGATTACTTACCCGAAAACACCCTAATCGCTCTAGATGAACCGGAGCAGTGCCGCGCTCATGGCGATCGCTGGTTTGAGCATGTGGAGGAGCAGTGGAGGGAGGAAGGAGGAAAGGGGAAGGATGAAGGAGGAGGGATGAAGGATGAAGGAGGAGGGATGTTCGCCCCTAGCGTTCCCGAAGGGTGGGATGAAGGGGCAGCCTCTCTTTTGCCGAAGATCCATCGTTCCTTTGAAACCTCACTCGCGGAAGTGGAATGTTTCGATCGCCTCTATCTCTCAGAACTGGTAGAAGAAGTTGCAGGGGCTGCTCCATCTCTCAATCTTGCCAGCCGCCCGGTTAATGCCACTCCGCACCAGTTTGGTAAGTTGGCGGAGACGATTCGAGGGGAGCGCGATCGCGGTTTCTCGGTGTGGCTAGTGTCAGCGCAGCCGTCGCGATCGGTGTCGTTATTACAGGAGCACGATTGTCCGGCGCAGTTTGTCCCGAATCCTAGAGATTTTCCCGCGATCGAGAAACTTCAGATTCAGCGGGTGCCTGTAGCAGTAAAGTATTCGGGCCTCGCGGAGATTGAAGGGTTTGTTTTACCGACCTTCCGCTTGGTAGTCGTTACCGACCGAGAGTTTTTTGGTCAGCACACCCTGACAACCCCCAGCTATGTGCGGAAGCGACGACGGGCGGCCTCTAAGCAAGTTGACCCAAATAAGCTGCAACCGGGGGATTTTGTCGTCCATAAAAGCCACGGTGTTGGCAAGTTCCTGAAATTAGAGAGCTTGACGATCAACCATGAAACCCGTGAGTACTTGGTGTTGCAGTATGCCGATGGTTTGTTGCGGGTGGCAGCAGATCAAGTCGGGTCGCTGTCTCGGTTCCGAGGGGCTGGGGATGCGGTGCCAGAGCTGAACAAAATGTCCAGCAAGGCTTGGGAGAAGACCAAGAGCAAGGTTCGCAAGTCAATCAAGAAGTTGGCGGTGGATTTGCTGCAACTATACGCCCAGCGATCGCAACAGCAAGGCTTCACCTACCCCACAGACATGCCTTGGCAGCAAGAAATGGAGGATTCTTTCCCCTACCAACCCACTCCTGATCAGCTCAAAGCGACGCAAGATGTCAAGCGGGACATGGAGAATTCTCGCCCGATGGACCGCCTGGTTTGTGGAGATGTGGGCTTTGGTAAAACCGAAGTGGCAATTCGAGCCATCTTCAAGGCAGTCACAGCAGGTAAACAAGTTGCGCTATTGGCTCCCACGACAATCTTGACGCAGCAGCACTACCACACACTCAAGGAACGATTTGCCCCTTACCCCATCCAAGTAGGTCTGCTAAATCGCTTCCGCACCGCCGACGAAAGACGGCAGATTCAGCAACGTTTAGCCACCGGAGAGCTAGATATTGTCGTGGGCACCCATCAACTCTTGGGTAAAGGCGTTGCCTTCCGAGATCTAGGCTTGCTGGTAGTGGATGAGGAACAACGGTTTGGGGTGAATCAGAAGGAGAAGATTAAAAGCCTGAGAACCCAAGTGGATGTGCTGACGCTCAGCGCTACACCGATTCCCCGGACGCTTTATATGGCGCTGTCTGGAGTGCGAGAAATGAGCTTAATCACGACTCCACCGCCTTCTCGCCGTCCGATCAAAACTCACTTGTCTCCTTTCGACTCTGAAACGGTGCGATCGGCAATTCGCCAAGAACTCGAT harbors:
- the mfd gene encoding transcription-repair coupling factor; translated protein: MAFSSIIRALGRSPLTTELLTKLKQQQVLRLNGVSRIPKGLVASALAQTGPRNLLVITATLEEAGRWTAQLEAMGWQTVHFYPTSEGSPYEPFDLESEMAWGQLQVLADLVGSQTASSNGNGNGNGDSPGTETGRTAIVATERALQPHLPPVEAFRPYCLTLQRGTEVDLNAFSNELTRLGYERVSLVETEGQWSRRGDIVDVFPVAAELPVRLEWFGDELDKMREFDPATQRSLDSINRLVLTPTSFSPIVRSAFTGEKATALKTYLNSADQEKFEQDQPLAGLRRFLGLAFDQPASLLDYLPENTLIALDEPEQCRAHGDRWFEHVEEQWREEGGKGKDEGGGMKDEGGGMFAPSVPEGWDEGAASLLPKIHRSFETSLAEVECFDRLYLSELVEEVAGAAPSLNLASRPVNATPHQFGKLAETIRGERDRGFSVWLVSAQPSRSVSLLQEHDCPAQFVPNPRDFPAIEKLQIQRVPVAVKYSGLAEIEGFVLPTFRLVVVTDREFFGQHTLTTPSYVRKRRRAASKQVDPNKLQPGDFVVHKSHGVGKFLKLESLTINHETREYLVLQYADGLLRVAADQVGSLSRFRGAGDAVPELNKMSSKAWEKTKSKVRKSIKKLAVDLLQLYAQRSQQQGFTYPTDMPWQQEMEDSFPYQPTPDQLKATQDVKRDMENSRPMDRLVCGDVGFGKTEVAIRAIFKAVTAGKQVALLAPTTILTQQHYHTLKERFAPYPIQVGLLNRFRTADERRQIQQRLATGELDIVVGTHQLLGKGVAFRDLGLLVVDEEQRFGVNQKEKIKSLRTQVDVLTLSATPIPRTLYMALSGVREMSLITTPPPSRRPIKTHLSPFDSETVRSAIRQELDRGGQIFYVVPRVEGIEETSTKIRDMVPGARLAIAHGQMPEAELESTMLTFSNGDADILLCTTIIESGLDIPRVNTILIEDAQRFGLSQLYQLRGRVGRAGIQAHAWLLYPKQSQLSDTARQRLRAIQEFTQLGSGYQLAMRDMEIRGVGNLLGAEQSGQMDAIGFDLYMEMLEESIREIRGQEIPKVDDTQIDLSVTAFIPADYIPDLDQKMSAYRAVASASTKAELMQTAAEWSDRYGAIPPAALQLIRIVELKQIAKKLGFSRIKPEGNQHVVLETPMEEPAWNLLKANLPDHLQSRFVYTSGKVTIRGLGVLGVEQQLANLIDWLRRMQGALPEPALV